One region of Kazachstania africana CBS 2517 chromosome 3, complete genome genomic DNA includes:
- the FRS1 gene encoding phenylalanine--tRNA ligase subunit beta (similar to Saccharomyces cerevisiae FRS1 (YLR060W); ancestral locus Anc_8.33), with translation MPTVSVNKQQLFDLLGKNYANDEFDELCFQFGIELDEDTTEEALKAGEEPELKIEIGANRYDLLCIEGIAQSLNEYLGRSETPKYKLTKPTTRLYVDQATEQIRPYAAAAILRNISFNEKSYASFISLQDKLHSNLCRNRTLVAMGTHNLDATTGPFHYRALPPKDIKFVPLNQTKEFDAAELMEFYKQPEQKNNLGRFVHIIENSPVYPVIMDSSDVVCSLPPIINSEHTKISVDTRNVFIEITATDKTKAEVVLDQLVAMFSRYCGDEFTVEPVEIVSEHNGQSRITPNFAERKMNVSIAYINAALGLEQSADEIIACLKKLSLHATASSEDKDILEVSIPITRPDILHPCDIMEDAAIGYGYDNLPKTEKLSNANFIASPLPINKISDIFRVASAQASWLEVMALTLCSHDENFKFLKTEDDNTKAVKLANPKTLEYQVVRTTLLPGILKTVKENRKHSLPIKVFETGDVVFKNDALERKAYNERHWGAIYTGKNSGFEIIQGLLGKIMQTLRTPWVADFGAASPSRGYWIEQDDSLKTYFPGRGAKVMFRAKEGAEPQQVGHLGVLHPEVMNNFDIPYAASYVELNAEVFL, from the coding sequence ATGCCTACCGTTTCAGTCAACAAGCAGCAATTATTCGACCTATTAGGAAAGAATTATGccaatgatgaatttgatgaattatgttttcaatttggtATCGAATTAGATGAAGACACCACTGAAGAAGCTTTAAAAGCCGGTGAAGAAccagaattgaaaattgaaattggcGCAAACCGTTACGATTTATTATGTATTGAAGGTATTGCCCAATCTTTGAACGAATACTTAGGTAGATCCGAAACTCCAAAGTACAAATTAACCAAGCCAACTACTAGGTTATATGTTGATCAAGCTACTGAGCAAATAAGACCTTATGCAGCTGCCGCAATTTTGAGAAACATCtcttttaatgaaaaatcatatGCATCTTTCATCTCTCTACAAGATAAACTTCATTCCAATTTATGCAGAAACAGAACACTGGTTGCCATGGGTACTCACAATTTAGATGCCACTACTGGTCCATTCCACTACCGTGCATTACCTCCAAAGGATATTAAGTTCGTTCCATTGAATCAAACTAAGGAATTCGACGCTGCTGAATTAATGGAATTTTACAAACAACCagaacaaaaaaacaatCTAGGTCGTTTCGttcacattattgaaaattctccAGTTTATCCTGTTATTATGGATTCTAGCGATGTTGTTTGTTCTTTACCACCAATAATTAATTCAGAACATACCAAAATCTCTGTTGACACACGCAACgttttcattgaaattacGGCTACGGATAAGACCAAGGCTGAAGTTGTCCTAGACCAATTGGTTGCCATGTTCTCTCGTTACTGTGGTGATGAATTCACCGTTGAACCCGTCGAAATCGTTTCAGAACATAACGGTCAATCACGTATTACCCCAAACTTCgctgaaagaaaaatgaacGTTTCCATTGCTTACATCAACGCTGCATTAGGTTTAGAACAATCTGcagatgaaattattgcatgcttgaaaaaattatctttACATGCTACCGCTTCTTCtgaagataaagatatCTTGGAAGTCAGTATCCCAATTACTAGACCAGATATATTACATCCATGTGATATTATGGAAGATGCTGCAATTGGCTATGGTTACGATAACTTGCCAAAGACTGAAAAACTATCTAATGCCAACTTCATTGCTTCCCCTCTACCTATTAACaaaatttcagatatttTCAGAGTTGCCTCTGCTCAAGCTTCATGGCTAGAAGTCATGGCTTTAACTTTATGTTCTCATGAtgaaaacttcaaattcttaAAGACTGAGGACGATAACACAAAGGCCGTCAAATTAGCAAACCCAAAAACGTTAGAATACCAAGTTGTTAGAACCACTTTGTTACCTGGTATTTTAAAGACCGTTAAGGAAAATAGAAAACATTCATTACCAATCAAAGTTTTCGAAACTGGTGATGTTGTCTTCAAAAATGACGCATTAGAAAGAAAGGCCTACAACGAACGTCATTGGGGTGCTATTTACACTGGTAAAAACTCAGGGTTCGAAATTATTCAAGGTCTTCTTGGTAAAATTATGCAAACTTTGAGAACCCCTTGGGTTGCTGACTTTGGCGCTGCTTCTCCATCAAGAGGTTACTGGATTGAACAAGATGATTCCTTAAAGACATATTTCCCTGGTAGAGGAGCTAAGGTCATGTTCAGAGCCAAGGAAGGTGCTGAGCCTCAACAAGTTGGTCATCTAGGTGTTTTACATCCAGAAGTAATGAACAACTTTGACATCCCATACGCTGCTTCATATGTTGAATTAAATGCCGAAGTTTTCTTATAG